The following proteins are co-located in the Fimbriiglobus ruber genome:
- a CDS encoding HU family DNA-binding protein, producing MAKATPGKAKAKKKAMTKSALYAHLAEGTGLKKTDVVTLFDKFLEVIHQELGPKGSGQFTLPGIARFKLRKVKAVKGGQKKINPLNGQEYTTKDRPAHNKVRVLPVKTLSEALK from the coding sequence AAGAAGGCGATGACCAAGTCCGCTCTCTACGCCCACCTGGCGGAAGGCACCGGCCTCAAGAAGACTGACGTCGTCACGTTGTTTGACAAGTTCCTCGAAGTGATCCATCAGGAACTCGGGCCGAAGGGCTCCGGGCAATTCACGCTCCCCGGGATCGCCCGGTTCAAGCTGCGGAAGGTCAAGGCGGTCAAGGGCGGGCAGAAGAAGATCAACCCGCTGAACGGCCAAGAGTACACGACCAAGGACCGCCCGGCCCACAACAAGGTCCGCGTACTGCCGGTCAAGACCTTGAGCGAAGCCCTCAAGTAA
- a CDS encoding DUF2007 domain-containing protein produces the protein MTHNPDDVVMVAAGTLIQVQLWQQALKEAGIDSRVVGGELTGGIGTAFPDSVELWAHRSDAEKATAAVSRMEKEKEHTHRHEMTHPTEKHGHPVSDPKPDTSRGPTHGAPPHRPLP, from the coding sequence GTGACTCATAACCCCGACGACGTTGTCATGGTAGCGGCCGGGACGCTCATCCAGGTCCAGTTGTGGCAACAGGCGCTCAAAGAGGCCGGGATCGATAGCCGCGTGGTCGGTGGAGAATTGACCGGCGGGATCGGTACAGCCTTCCCGGATTCGGTCGAACTCTGGGCCCACCGCTCGGACGCGGAAAAGGCGACGGCGGCCGTCAGCCGCATGGAAAAAGAAAAAGAACACACCCACCGACACGAAATGACACACCCGACCGAGAAACACGGCCACCCGGTCTCGGACCCGAAGCCCGATACCTCGCGCGGACCTACTCATGGCGCGCCGCCGCACCGCCCGCTGCCGTAA
- a CDS encoding ThuA domain-containing protein — protein sequence MPTSRLLSTAIAVAALATTAFAADPKIRVVVVDGQNNHDWKSTTPIILKQFAASDRFTVDVATSPQKPKKGESADDYKAAMDKFHPDLTKYDVLVSNYNGDSWGKAFNDDLDARLKAGKIGLVIVHAANNAFGGWKEYNQMIGMGWRGPKDGRRLKYDGEGKEIIVPAGEDQGSGHRYTGPFTITVRDPEHPITKGMPKEWLHALDELYDNMRGPIQNVKILATALSDAAKKGTGAHEPMIWTVTYGEGRVFHTPMGHDANAMRCIGFGATLLRGTEWAATGKVTIPLPVDFPTAEKNTQIPAK from the coding sequence GTGCCGACCTCTCGCCTGTTGTCCACCGCAATCGCCGTGGCCGCATTGGCCACGACCGCCTTTGCGGCCGATCCGAAGATTCGTGTGGTCGTCGTCGACGGCCAGAACAACCACGACTGGAAGTCCACGACGCCGATCATCCTCAAGCAATTCGCGGCTTCCGACCGATTCACGGTGGACGTGGCCACGTCGCCGCAGAAGCCCAAAAAGGGTGAATCCGCCGACGACTACAAGGCCGCGATGGACAAGTTCCACCCGGACCTGACGAAGTACGATGTCCTCGTCAGCAACTACAACGGCGATTCGTGGGGCAAGGCGTTCAACGACGACCTCGACGCCCGGCTCAAGGCGGGCAAGATCGGCCTCGTCATCGTCCACGCCGCGAACAACGCGTTCGGCGGGTGGAAGGAGTACAACCAGATGATCGGCATGGGCTGGCGCGGCCCGAAAGACGGTCGGCGACTGAAGTACGACGGCGAAGGCAAAGAAATCATTGTCCCGGCCGGGGAGGACCAGGGTTCCGGTCACCGTTACACGGGACCGTTTACGATCACCGTCCGCGATCCCGAACACCCGATCACGAAGGGCATGCCGAAGGAATGGCTTCACGCCCTCGACGAGCTATACGACAACATGCGCGGCCCGATCCAGAACGTGAAGATCCTCGCAACGGCGCTCTCCGACGCCGCCAAGAAGGGGACCGGGGCCCACGAGCCGATGATCTGGACGGTGACTTACGGCGAGGGCCGCGTCTTCCACACGCCGATGGGCCATGACGCGAACGCGATGCGGTGCATCGGGTTCGGTGCCACCCTGCTGCGCGGCACAGAGTGGGCGGCCACGGGCAAGGTCACGATCCCGCTCCCGGTCGACTTCCCGACGGCCGAGAAAAACACGCAGATTCCGGCGAAGTAA
- a CDS encoding pyridoxine 5'-phosphate synthase: MIRLGVNIDHVATVRQARRAKEPDPVAAAVLAMLGGADGITVHLREDRRHIQDRDVHVLREIVTTRLNLELAAYEEIIQIALKVKPDEATLVPEKRQELTTEGGLDVCANADAIRGAVDRLKAAGIHVSLFIDPHLEQIDMAKTLGADAIEFQTASYSEAVGADAVANELAKLHTATAHAKNRGLHVHMGHGLNYYNVKPIVRIPGVEELNIGHSIVSRAVLVGFERAVREMKEVMQEHYPLAKKQP; the protein is encoded by the coding sequence ATGATTCGCCTCGGCGTTAACATCGACCACGTCGCGACTGTTCGGCAGGCCCGTCGGGCGAAGGAACCGGACCCGGTCGCGGCTGCCGTGTTGGCCATGCTAGGCGGCGCGGACGGGATCACCGTCCACCTCCGCGAAGACCGCCGCCATATCCAGGACCGTGACGTACACGTGCTGCGCGAGATCGTCACTACGCGCCTCAACCTCGAACTGGCGGCCTACGAGGAGATCATCCAGATCGCTCTCAAGGTCAAGCCGGACGAGGCCACACTTGTCCCCGAGAAACGGCAAGAATTAACCACCGAAGGCGGGCTGGACGTCTGCGCGAACGCCGACGCGATCCGCGGGGCGGTGGACCGCTTGAAGGCGGCGGGTATCCACGTTTCCCTGTTCATCGACCCGCACCTGGAACAGATTGACATGGCGAAGACGCTCGGCGCGGACGCGATCGAGTTCCAGACGGCAAGTTACTCTGAGGCGGTTGGCGCGGACGCGGTCGCGAACGAGTTGGCGAAACTCCACACGGCGACCGCCCACGCGAAGAACCGCGGCCTCCACGTCCACATGGGTCACGGGCTGAACTATTACAACGTCAAGCCGATCGTCCGCATCCCCGGCGTCGAGGAACTGAACATCGGGCACAGTATCGTGAGCCGGGCGGTGTTGGTCGGCTTTGAGCGGGCGGTGCGGGAAATGAAAGAAGTGATGCAAGAACACTACCCGCTGGCCAAAAAGCAGCCGTGA
- a CDS encoding PTS sugar transporter subunit IIA, giving the protein MLPLIFSRYEMPPEPIRDKAVAIRAVVDRLVADGRIPPAFVDEVMAAILRRETLGSTGIGRGVAVPHGRHSGVTDAMAAIATFPGGVAFTGIDNQPVHVVCLLLLSAEQKSDHLRFLEEIAQQLRDPR; this is encoded by the coding sequence ATGTTGCCGCTGATCTTTTCGCGTTACGAGATGCCACCCGAACCGATCCGCGACAAAGCGGTCGCGATCCGCGCCGTCGTGGATCGGTTGGTGGCTGACGGGCGGATTCCTCCCGCCTTCGTTGACGAAGTGATGGCGGCTATTTTGCGTCGCGAAACGCTGGGCTCGACCGGCATCGGCAGAGGCGTTGCCGTCCCACACGGGCGGCATTCGGGCGTCACTGACGCCATGGCCGCCATCGCCACATTCCCGGGCGGCGTGGCATTCACCGGGATCGACAACCAACCGGTACACGTCGTCTGTTTGCTGCTTCTTTCCGCAGAGCAGAAGAGCGATCATTTGCGATTTCTTGAAGAGATTGCGCAGCAATTGCGCGATCCGAGGTGA
- a CDS encoding MBL fold metallo-hydrolase: protein MLKRIAMLTVVAGVFVLAVMAAEDKPAPEAAAKVKIPDMKFDDVTEIAPGVFFRYSSISATDPKVPFGGSNNIWIVFKDYVVVVDANFPKEAGDVIAAIKKTTDKPIKYVLDTHHHGDHAYGNCIWAKEGAKIVAHTNAARLLETAGPKSWADAAKDRKDIRDNELKKADISFDDKYVLDDGTQRVEFRYFGHSHTRGDAVAYLPKQKILCTGDACVNGAFNFMGHANSATWVTCLEGMQKLDVDLICPGHGKVGGKDVLAKQKRYFVDMRAEIKKGMDAKKPLDEITDSLDMAWYKEWTGKAAKDIKENVKHVYNEYQGKIDHNTLGARPAPLDYFQREPATAHAAAVPALLRGPGAE from the coding sequence ATGCTGAAGCGTATTGCCATGCTGACCGTTGTTGCGGGTGTCTTCGTCCTCGCGGTCATGGCGGCCGAAGACAAGCCGGCCCCGGAAGCTGCCGCAAAAGTCAAAATCCCGGACATGAAGTTCGACGACGTGACCGAAATCGCGCCCGGCGTTTTCTTCCGTTACTCATCGATCAGTGCGACTGACCCGAAGGTGCCGTTCGGCGGCAGCAACAACATCTGGATCGTGTTCAAGGACTACGTGGTGGTCGTGGACGCGAACTTCCCGAAAGAAGCCGGCGACGTGATCGCGGCGATCAAGAAGACGACGGACAAGCCGATCAAATACGTTCTCGACACGCACCACCACGGCGACCACGCCTACGGCAATTGCATCTGGGCCAAGGAGGGTGCCAAGATCGTCGCCCACACGAACGCCGCGCGGCTCCTCGAAACAGCTGGCCCGAAGTCGTGGGCGGACGCGGCCAAGGACCGGAAAGACATCCGGGACAACGAGCTGAAAAAAGCCGACATCTCGTTCGACGACAAGTACGTGCTGGACGACGGCACCCAGCGCGTCGAGTTCCGCTACTTCGGCCACAGCCACACCCGCGGGGACGCCGTCGCCTACCTGCCCAAGCAAAAGATCCTCTGCACCGGCGACGCCTGCGTAAACGGCGCGTTCAATTTCATGGGCCACGCGAACTCGGCCACATGGGTGACGTGTCTCGAAGGGATGCAGAAACTCGACGTCGACCTGATCTGCCCCGGGCACGGGAAGGTCGGCGGGAAGGACGTCCTTGCCAAGCAGAAACGGTACTTCGTCGACATGCGAGCCGAGATCAAGAAGGGAATGGACGCGAAGAAACCGCTGGACGAAATCACCGACAGCCTCGACATGGCCTGGTACAAGGAATGGACCGGCAAGGCGGCCAAGGACATCAAAGAGAACGTGAAGCACGTCTACAACGAGTACCAGGGCAAGATCGACCACAACACCCTGGGCGCCCGCCCGGCCCCGCTCGATTATTTCCAGCGTGAACCGGCCACCGCCCACGCCGCGGCCGTGCCGGCACTACTGCGCGGGCCGGGGGCGGAATAG
- the hisD gene encoding histidinol dehydrogenase, with protein MASLKVRRIDLTANNAAQQLAKLRDQFRIDAEVTTPQSKKLTQAVFGEALAPAKAVERICTDVRDKGLEAVLHYTELFDKVKLKPDAIRVKESELAEAHAAAEPEYLDVLRRIRYNIDSFQSGLLHRDAELRVSGSHELHLRYRPLNRVGVYCPGGAAAYPSTLLMTVCPAQAAGVKDIAVTMPPKDTGAYNRDMLAACHELGVKEVYRIGGAQAIAALAYGTEGIPGVDMVVGPGNQFVALAKKFVYGTVAVDCLAGPSEVVVVADDSAHPNYVALDLIAQAEHSPGVSILVTWYEPLLDEVKEALEKRLAKLGRGDLARESLERFGAFVLAPDKQTAMECVNEMAPEHLHIQTRDPDAFAEEVDAGAIFLGPFTPVALGDYAAGPSHVLPTGGTARFSSGLSANDFRKRTSIMRFTRNGLRDFAEDVAFLANKEGLTAHALSVEQRANDSGPAARPKPKPEKVAPVVATKK; from the coding sequence ATGGCTTCTCTGAAGGTGCGGCGCATCGACCTTACGGCCAATAATGCCGCCCAACAGTTGGCAAAACTCCGAGATCAGTTCCGAATCGACGCTGAAGTCACGACTCCGCAATCGAAAAAACTCACCCAAGCTGTTTTCGGTGAAGCACTTGCGCCGGCCAAGGCGGTCGAACGCATCTGCACGGACGTTCGCGACAAGGGACTCGAAGCTGTTCTCCACTACACGGAGCTTTTTGACAAGGTCAAGTTGAAGCCGGACGCCATCCGGGTCAAAGAATCGGAACTTGCCGAAGCCCACGCCGCCGCCGAACCGGAATACCTCGATGTCTTGCGCCGCATCCGGTACAACATTGACTCGTTCCAGTCTGGCTTGTTGCACCGGGACGCCGAGCTGCGGGTCTCCGGATCCCATGAATTGCACCTGCGCTACCGGCCGCTGAACCGCGTCGGCGTTTACTGCCCTGGCGGGGCGGCCGCTTACCCCTCGACTCTGCTCATGACTGTCTGCCCCGCCCAGGCCGCTGGGGTGAAGGATATTGCGGTGACGATGCCCCCGAAGGACACCGGGGCATACAACCGCGACATGCTCGCCGCCTGCCACGAACTCGGCGTCAAGGAAGTCTACCGGATCGGCGGCGCACAGGCGATCGCCGCTCTCGCCTACGGGACCGAGGGCATTCCCGGCGTGGACATGGTGGTCGGACCGGGGAACCAGTTCGTTGCCCTGGCGAAGAAGTTCGTCTACGGCACCGTGGCCGTGGATTGTCTGGCCGGGCCGAGCGAAGTGGTTGTCGTGGCGGACGACTCCGCCCACCCGAACTACGTGGCCCTCGACCTGATCGCGCAAGCCGAACATTCGCCTGGCGTCTCCATCCTCGTGACGTGGTACGAACCGTTGCTGGACGAGGTAAAGGAAGCCCTCGAAAAGCGGCTCGCCAAACTCGGCCGCGGCGACCTCGCCCGCGAGTCGCTGGAACGGTTTGGGGCGTTCGTACTGGCCCCGGATAAGCAAACCGCGATGGAATGTGTGAACGAGATGGCTCCGGAACATCTCCATATCCAGACCCGCGACCCGGACGCGTTCGCGGAAGAAGTGGACGCCGGGGCGATCTTCCTCGGCCCGTTCACCCCGGTCGCGCTCGGGGACTACGCCGCCGGCCCGTCGCACGTTCTCCCGACCGGGGGGACCGCGCGGTTCAGTAGCGGCCTCAGTGCCAACGACTTCCGCAAGCGGACCAGCATCATGCGGTTCACCCGGAACGGCCTGCGGGACTTCGCGGAAGACGTGGCCTTCCTGGCGAACAAAGAAGGGCTGACCGCCCACGCACTTAGCGTCGAGCAGCGAGCGAATGATTCCGGCCCGGCCGCGCGGCCGAAGCCCAAGCCCGAAAAAGTCGCCCCCGTGGTGGCAACCAAGAAGTAA